CCTATATCCGCGCGCATGATTTCGCGCGTCCGACCCTGGTGATCGACACCCAGGCGGTGGCCCGTCAATACGCCGCGCTGGCGCAGGGGCTGGGCCGTGCCCGCATCCACTATGCGGTCAAAGCCAACCCGGCACCGGAAATCCTGCGCCTGCTGGCCCGTCTTGGCTCGAACTTCGATGCCGCCTCGCGCACCGAGATCGCCATGTGCCTCGCCGCCGGCGCCACGGCCGACCGCATTTCCTTTGGCAACACCGTCAAGAAAGTGTCCGACATCGCCTGGGCGCATGCGCAGGGCGTGAGCCTTTTTGCCGCCGATGCCGAGGAAGAGCTGGAAAAGCTGGCCGAGCACGCGCCGGGCGCCCGCGTCTATATCCGCGTGATCGTTGAGAACTGCGAAGCCGACTGGCCGCTGACCCGCAAGTTCGGTTGCGCTCGCGACAAGGCGCTGGAACTGATTGCGATGTCGAAGGCGCTGGGGCTCGACCCGGTGGGTCTGTCCTTCCATGTCGGCTCGCAGACCCGCAGCGCGCAGATGTGGGCGCCGGTTCTGGATCAGGTCGCGGCCATCTGGCGCGCCGCTGGCGAGGCCGGTCATGAGCTGTCGCTACTCAACATCGGCGGCGGTTTCCCGGCCTTCTATGGCGAGGCGATCGAGGCGCCGATGAACTATGCCGCCGACGTGATGGGGCTGGTGCATGAGCGCTTTGGCGAC
The window above is part of the Salipiger abyssi genome. Proteins encoded here:
- a CDS encoding type III PLP-dependent enzyme — protein: MNAYVTGLAARQSTVFAPQFAEAAPEQHLSRAEAYIRAHDFARPTLVIDTQAVARQYAALAQGLGRARIHYAVKANPAPEILRLLARLGSNFDAASRTEIAMCLAAGATADRISFGNTVKKVSDIAWAHAQGVSLFAADAEEELEKLAEHAPGARVYIRVIVENCEADWPLTRKFGCARDKALELIAMSKALGLDPVGLSFHVGSQTRSAQMWAPVLDQVAAIWRAAGEAGHELSLLNIGGGFPAFYGEAIEAPMNYAADVMGLVHERFGDVAEIMAEPGRGLVAEAGAIAAEVLLVSKKSDNDLHRWVYLDIGKFSGLAETMEEAIRYQFLTDRDGDDLGACILAGPSCDSADVLYEKRPVELPLGLKAGDRIIIRCCGAYTSTYASVGFNGFPPLDVVAI